The nucleotide window CAATCTGCCGCTGCTGGTGCACTGCGAGCTAACCACCGACGATGCCGAGTGGAAGCAGCACGACAAACGCTCCTACCAAAACTACCTGGCTTCGCGGCCCAAGCACTGGGAAGACAACGCGGTGGACCTGATGATTCGGCTCTGTGAGGAGTTCCGCTGCCCCGTGCACATCGTCCACCTGTCGTCGGCCGACTCCATTGCGGCCGTGGCCGTGGCCAAGATGAAGGGCCTGCCGCTGACGGTGGAAACCGGGCAGCATTACCTGTTTTTCAACGCCGAGGATATTGCCGACGGACAGACCCAGTTTAAGTGCGCCCCGCCGATTCGGGAAAAGGCCAATAACGACCAGCTCTGGGCCGCCTTGCAGCAGGGCATCATCGACTTCGTGGCCACCGACCACTCCCCGCCCCGCCCGATCTGAAGCAGATTGACTCCGGCGACTTTACCACGGCCTGGGGTGGTATTGCCTCCCTGCAGCTGGCCCTGCCCGTGCTCTGGACGGCGGCTCAAAAACGAGGCGCAAGTTTAAGTGACCTTACTCACTGGCTGAGCACCAACCCGGCTAAGCTCATCGGCCAAAGCCACCGCAAAGGTCAGATTGCCCAAGGCTACGACGCCGACCTGCTGATTCTAAACCCGGAGCAGACGTTTGAAGTCACCGCCGAGCTGCTGCAGCACCGGCACAAAGTGTCGCCCTACGTGGGGCAACGGCTGCGGGGCGTGGTGGAGCAGACGTATCTGGCCGGGCAGCCGGTGTACCAGCGGCCCGAGTTCGTGGCCCTGAACCAGGGTCAGCTGCTGACCAGTCGGTAAACCGAATGCAGAGCCAAACCTAGTTCGGAGTTCTGGCCTCTTCAATCTAATAACCTAACCCACGACCTGAGTGGACGACAATTACACTTCCCGCGCCGAGAAAATCCTGCGCCGCATTGAGGCCCTGGCCGCCATTAGCGAAGAAACCCAGGGCGTGACGCGCACCTTCGGCACCCCGGCTTTTCTGCAGGGCAGCGCCCTGGTCAAGTCCTGGATGGACGCGGCCGGACTCAGCACCCGCGTCGACAGCATCGGCAACGTGCGCGGACGGCTGGTGAGCCGCCATGCCGGCGCCAAAACCTTCGTCCTAGCCTCTCACATCGATACGGTAGTGAATGCCGGTAAGTACGACGGGCCGCTGGGTGTGCTCATGGGCCTGGACTTACTGGAGCAGTTTGTGCTGAGCCAAACCGAGCTGCCTTTCCATATCGAGCTAATTGCCTTCAGTGATGAGGAAGGCGTGCGCTACCACACCACCTACCTCGGCAGCAAAGTAGTGGCCGGCTCTTTCGACCATAGTCTGCTGACCAAAACCGACGCCCACGGCATTTCCCTGGCCCAGGCCATCGAAACCATGGGCGGCAATACCCAGCTGCTGGCCGCCGACGCCCTGCCTGCCGACCAGTGGCTGGGCTATTTCGAAACCCATATTGAGCAGGGCCCCGTGCTCTGGGAAAACAAGATTCCCGTGGCCTTGGTCACCGCCATTGCCGGGCAGCAGCGCGTGGAGCTGACCTGGCAGGGCATGGCCGGGCACGCCGGCACCGTGCCCATGCACATGCGCCAGGACGCCCTGGCCGGGGCCGCCGAATTTGTACTGGCCGCCGAGCAGTTTGGCGTAGCCAATAAAGCCGAGCTGGTAGCCACCGTGGGCAAGCTCGACGTGCGCCACTCGGCCAGCAACGTGATTCCCGGCGAGGTGGTCTGCAGCCTGGACTTGCGCAGCGCCGACGCCGCCCGCCTGGCCACGGCCTACGCCGAGCTAGAGCAAAAAGCCCGCAGCATTGCCCAAAAACGCAACCTGACGCTCCACTGGAACTTGATTCAGTATACGGCCCCGGTGAGCTGCGCCCCGGAAATGAATACCTTGCTCAGCCAGGCCATTACCGAATCGGGCTACGAAACGGTGCGCCTGGTAAGCGGAGCCGGCCACGACGCGGTACCGATTTCGGCCGTTTCGCCGGCTACCATGCTCTTTATCCGCTGCTTTAAGGGCATA belongs to Hymenobacter cellulosilyticus and includes:
- a CDS encoding amidohydrolase family protein, encoding MLWTAAQKRGASLSDLTHWLSTNPAKLIGQSHRKGQIAQGYDADLLILNPEQTFEVTAELLQHRHKVSPYVGQRLRGVVEQTYLAGQPVYQRPEFVALNQGQLLTSR
- a CDS encoding allantoate amidohydrolase, giving the protein MDDNYTSRAEKILRRIEALAAISEETQGVTRTFGTPAFLQGSALVKSWMDAAGLSTRVDSIGNVRGRLVSRHAGAKTFVLASHIDTVVNAGKYDGPLGVLMGLDLLEQFVLSQTELPFHIELIAFSDEEGVRYHTTYLGSKVVAGSFDHSLLTKTDAHGISLAQAIETMGGNTQLLAADALPADQWLGYFETHIEQGPVLWENKIPVALVTAIAGQQRVELTWQGMAGHAGTVPMHMRQDALAGAAEFVLAAEQFGVANKAELVATVGKLDVRHSASNVIPGEVVCSLDLRSADAARLATAYAELEQKARSIAQKRNLTLHWNLIQYTAPVSCAPEMNTLLSQAITESGYETVRLVSGAGHDAVPISAVSPATMLFIRCFKGISHNPLENVELSDVAAAVQVSERFLQLLFSHYQSTLPN